The DNA region TTTTTTAAGAAAACAAAACCAAAACTACcctcagagcatccacaatagcggatgTCCTGGTCGTCCATCCGGAACGTCTACTATTGCGACGGACGAGCCGGCGGCGGACGAGAATGGAGGATGAGAGGTTGTCCGCGGGTGTGAGCGGACGTCCGTCGGGTCATCCGCTATTGTGGTGACTTGACGGACGTCTCGGCGGACGTCagcattttttgatttttttttcaaaactctatatatatggtTCATTGCACTTCGTTTCATTTGCACCACAGACGAGCGACCGGCTAACGCATTTATTATCAGCGAGACCCCCGTTCGGCTAGCGGCAAactatacagattcaaggcataacATGTGCTttgtttgaattgtttttttagtttgggatgattttttttggtgaactatgtatttttttaatttaaatatgtatgcttttttttaataaaatggttgcattttccCCATATTtatgtcgaaattttaattccgtaattgTTAATTTGTATATCTTTATTATTGTGCTtatccgtcgggatgtccgctattgtgtagtgggatgtccttatgacgtgataggagatgtttttgggatgtccgtgaGCTTGTCTGCCGGAAGGTCCATCcatattgtggatgctctcagcctttttttctcatttttaccCTCAAGATAAGGGgatggatcccctgctgtggaggGATCCATTCCCTCAAGATAAACCCATTTGGCATTAATTATGGTTGAATAGTGAGAATTCAAACACCAAAGAGGAGCCTGATTACAGGTAAATGAAAATTTGAATGTTGCCTCTAAAAATGTGTAAATGGTTGGACTTCCTGTATATAGAAAGAGATCAAAAAGAAAAGACAATTGCATGGCAAGGATGATTCTGTTCCCTTGGATTCCAACCTTATCCATCtttaatttcttgattactaTTGACTTTTTATGTTAAAATTCATACCTTCTGTTGAATTCCAGTATCTTTCCCAATTGGTTTTAATTAGAATTATATTGCAGACAAAGAGGTAGTAGCTCTTTCCGCAGCATAAATGCGCGTTTATTCCTTGCATGTATATGATCTTAATATTGATGAGTTTTTCATTCATCAAGGATTTTAAACTAATTAATCTAGTTTTTCATTTAATCTAATTTTAGTCCACAATCGACGAACCGTTACCATAGAAATCCATAAATtttaaatcttaaaaacaaTTGATAATAAGATGGTTGacccataagagcatccacagtgaaTGCCCGATCTCACGCCCAGCGTCCTCGGGCATCCACTGCAGGCGCCCGAGCCGTGCGACCAAAAGACCGGTCTTCCCGATCTCGCGCCCGATCCATCGGGCGCCCATTGCAACGCGACGCCAAGCCCTATCTcagataaaaaaattataaaaaatcaatttttaattataaaaaccgatttttaattctaaaaaattgattattaattctaaaaaattgaattttaaattaaaaaaccattttttaatttaaataaaaaagtataaTTTCACAATGATACATACTAAAAGATGGATCCGTGAATTAGTGAAAGAATATATTTTATAGAATATAATCCTTCACACTAAATGAGCAAGTTTTGCATTGCTTGAGTAAACGTTTTATAGATAGGTTTTCAACTCCAACTTTCATTATGacttcgatgtgggataaatgGTAGTTTTATAGATAGGTTATCAACTTCAAGTTTCTTTGTgatttcgatgtgggacaattaGTTTTACACTTAAAAGAGAGTTTTTTGATGCTTTATGTAAAAATTTGTTTGAGTTCAATACATGATCTATGTTTAGCCTAATGGTAAATGTATTTTGACCTTTATTatacttttcttattttattcgaTTAATGTAagtgttttatttaaatttattgtgtTCCATAatagtgtatttatattttgctattttttatttgattaaaattaaatataaaatttacaaattctttttttaaaattaagtaatGTATGCTTTTCATTTAGtaatttaggtttttttttaatttagtaatttagtttagtaatgtagttttttttatgtagttttttattaagtaatatagttgttttttaaaatttgtggtgTTTCATATAatctattttgatattttagtaattaaaaataaaaataaaaaacaataatattaaaaattaaaagtaaattGAGTTTAATTGATAGGGCACCCACTATGGCCAAACCATTGCAGAAAGAATGGGCATGCTGATGTGGCAACCACTAGGACTCCCACTAGGGCATCCATCGTGAATGCTCCAAGACTATATGGCGGTTTAAGTTCCCTCtctacttttatttcatttccaACAATATTCTAATGTTACACTAAGATTtggacacttttttttataacgGACTGTAGTAAACAGTTTGCCTAATATGAAAAACAATCGTGTGCTTATTGATGCAGTTATTGTTTGTGTGATAGGCGACCGAGAGCattcacatccatgctcttgccaaataGCATGaatgtgggtccggacccacttttattcattttttttactctctaTTATTCCAgtagagcacaacacccacatccatactCTTCTGCAAGAGGGGTCCCATCaatctattattcaatttaaataaaaacatttctacaatattaaaatgcattaaaaatacctgaaataccattacaaattactaaaaatttaaaattacataattaaaatcctaaaaattaaaaattacataattaaaatcctacaaattaaaaattacatatttaaatcctaaaaaatacatcCGTGGAAATTTAAATTTGACTACCCCGATGGCGGTATCCCTAATGTTTGTCGGAGAGCTTGTATCATTGCGTGATGTGAATCAAGTTGTCCGGGAGTCATTCGAGACGTATCGGCCATCTTGGCTTGACCCAAAAGGGCcgacaacgagttggtggggagtgaaaatatgaattttttggtaaaaataatgaaaaataaattaagagtgaagaaaaaacggatatattttattgggaagtgggaaaatatttttttatttaaaactgattttttaatatatttcaaattgtaaaaaaaaggaaaaatgccAACGGCTAAACCGTTGGCCAATAATACGCCACCACGTCACCATGCTCATCGGCAAGAGCGCAACGGCGAGCAGGGTGCTCGCCGCGCATCGGCACGACGCCTGCTCGATGCAAAGAGCACCAATGCAGGTGCTCTTAGGCTCTCAatcaagtactccctccgttccacggTAATGGAGATGTTTCTTTTTGGTacgtaattttaaaaaattgtgttaagtgagttaagtaaatgaagaataaagtaggaaatgaaaaaggtagaaagatgaagaaagaataaagtaagaaaaaataaagtaagtggaaaaaaatatgttgacttttactaaaataaatgaCTCATCTACTATAGAAGGTATCAAAATGGTTAAATGACTACAATTATTATGAACGGAGAGATTATGAACGGAGAGAGTAACTAATTATTGTTACGATGTACTCCACATTGAATTAAGTGACAAATATTTGGAGGTACGATAGAAAAGAGTAATCTCTAGGAGTAATTATCCATAAATTTTTTACACTCTATGCCATTGCGTGAAATATTGTGGAAGATGGTAAATAGATTTTACTTTCAGTAATAGTACGTGATAGGTAGATTGAATGAGATGTGAGGTAAGTGTCTGCGTGTGGGAAGTGCAGATCAACATGTCAAGAGGATTCACTCAATCGCTAGATCTAAGAACTCCCTAAACTTATCGGACTGTGTCGTTGGGATACTCTCAATTCCTATCAAAACCTTAACTCATTTGCTATTGTCTAGTATAGggagtaaggatcgatcccaaaGAGACAGACGAGGTAAGCAAGTGTTCAGAGGACTTGGaaggggtcggctgctgccatGCAACTCATGGGTTAAGACTTGACTAACTACTAGACTTGGGAAATTAAACTGACTATCCTATCTGCTAGACCTAAGGAACGGAAAGAGAACGTACACATGCATGGGTAACAGAAATGAAGATTTAACTAAAGAAATTCAATACTAAACTACTTGACCAGGTAAATGGGTTTCCTAAAACGGTTAAACATAACATAAACATGCAGTGATGGCCATTTTCCCAAATTAACTAGTACGACGGAAAAGCTGCAGAAAGTAAACAACACAGATGACAGATCCGACTTCTAACTAACTTCtaccttcatcttctccaacaatcGAAATAACAGAGACGAAAACAGAGCATCAAGCATATGAAAATAGAGCAATCATGAATCCGACCTCAAACGTTACGATCAAACACAAAATGACTAGATCTAAACTACCAGGCCGACCAAAACAAGCAGAAAACAGTAAACATCCATAACCATGCAGAATTTAAACATCACGACTCAAATCCACAACTCCGTTCAACAATTCAACTCAGACCAGCCAAAAACAAACTCCAATACGTCAAATCCATACTCCTCAATTCCGATTCAACCGATCCAACAACAAATAAACTCCAATCAAAACGATCTCCACTCAAAATCAAACATAATTGCGAAAAACATCCAAATCAGTAAACACCAACGATCAGAACATCAGAATCAGCGAAACAGAAAACATAAACTTCCATAGCTACGATATTTAAGGTTCAACACTGAGACAATAAACGCCGAGCTTCTAAACCGGTGAAGTTAAAACGACGGAAAACAACAGAAAACtgtaaattgtatcttcgcccttcacgaggacggtgttacaccacagaaTCTAAGCAAGGCTACCACGAACTCCCAGAATTTTACCCCATAAGTGTTTAAGTGCGCAGAGAAATGTGTGTGAAGTGATGAGCTAAGAGCGAAAAGTGTGAATGATGATCggtcccctctctctctcttcatgtTGTCTCTATTTATAGTTGAGGCTCGAACTTCTAGGGTAGTTTCTCTTCTGAATTGTCGATTTTGCCCTCCTAGAAAGTCCTTCAAAAAGATACTTTTCCTCTCGCAGTTGCTTCCTCGATCTCCTGGGACAGGTTGCAACTGGCTTCTTCACTCCACTTTTCCTTCAGTTTCCTCTGCCTGGTAGATTTTTCCTTCCATTCCCTTGACCTGGCAGATTCTCTACGCACCTGAACTTAAAACGTGTATTAGTTCAcagaaataataaattttaatcccataactgatgcatgaaattggTATTATCAGTCTGATTTTGATTGAAAATAAGTGTATTTTTCCCTAGCACGCAAAAGTTGAATGGAAAAATGGATACTACATTTTAGCATGATGCTGGAAATATGATTGAATAGTGTAACTTGCAAAAATAAAACCTTCTTCACTAAGCACTTTTCTTTATCAAGAGTAGATATATAAACATTTCACGAAATGGTAAAATTGGTATGTGTGTGATTTTTAGAGATGAAAAATAAGACTGCCATTGCATGTAAGTAAGACTGGTGTTACAGTGTGTGGCTCAATGGTTTTGATGGAAGATATTGTGCCTTGTTATGGTTCAAATATGTAACAATTTTTTACATGCAAAATAAGAGGAatgatatactactactatatatattatGTGAGCACCATTCTCGTTCGATGCTCGTTTAACGTTGTTCGTTTTGATTTaaatatttagtttaattttaatacgttaaaaatgttattgaaattttttatttcacaaaattcataaaaaaatcaaagcttgatttgttattttattaatttatttaaaattatagaaaaaacaaacaaatcgaactttgatttttatgaattttgtgaaattaaaaatttcagtaacattttttaatatattagaatcaaactaaatatataaaatgaaataagtaACACTAAATATGCATCAAACGAAAATGACGCTCACATAAAATATGTATCATATAATTTCTCTGCAAAATAATAATCGAAGGATAATATCTTAGGAATTTGCGAGGTGAATCGGGTCATCAATTTTAAATTCATCTCTAGAACTTATAATTAAACATCATGTAGTTCAGTTGTTATTAgtcataatattattaaaaaaatgctaCTACTATATCAACTATTCAAAAGGATGCATCTTCAGTCAATAAAATTGTCTCGCTTTCTAAAAAAATGGTTTGAACAACATTTCGCTTCGTGGATtactatcattatgaatactAGTATTCCTCAGTGTTTAAAGAATTGTCCCATAAATTTATTTCGGCTCATCCATCAAACTAGtcgtatataaaaaaaattcttaatttattattcactttttttttttctttttcctatttTATCCACCCTTTATCTCTctttattactccattttaCACACTTTATATCTGCctatgttatactccctcctttatttatagttgaggcgaaacttttccgcattgaatttaagaaaaaaatgttgagtatgttaaataaatagataaaagagtaaaagagagaaaaaaagtagaaagactaaaatagaaagtgaataaagtagagagagtaaacaagaaagagaaaaaagttactccatccgtcccccaaagtttgtctcactttgatcgggcacgagttttaagaaatgtaataaaaagtgagttaaaaagttagtggaatgtgagtcctatttttatatattagttttataataaaatgtgagtataaatgagttagtggaatatgaggtccatcacaaaaaatggtaaaaagtgaaatgagacaaattttgtgggacggacggaaataaaaaaatgagacaaactttcaTAAAAGGAGGGACACTATGGATGAAAATAACTCAACTATAAGGAAACTTTCCGAACTGGAAAAATAACACAACTTGTGGGAAGAATATGTGGTGGAAAACTAGGTACAAATTAATTTACCAAGTTGGTTAATCCCAAGATTTACCGATTTAATTATTGTCAAGACATAAAACAATTCGAccgaaaatgaaaaagaaaaagaaaatagttggAAAATGACATTCATAAAGACATCTCTTTCTGTCTCTCATCTTGTGGCTGTGTAGTAagtggagtatatatatatatataaacccTTTTGCACAGCATTTTACAGCAGCAGCTTAACACAGCAATGGCTAAACGTTTCAAGCTCAGAATTTGCAGAGCCATCGCCACCACTCTCCAATCCTGCCGCTCCAAAGACCCTTCTAATCTCCCAAAAGACCCCGTCCCTTCATTCTCCCATCCCCGTCCCGCCCTCATCTCTACCGCCAACCAATTCAAGTGGCAAAAGGAAGACAAATGGCACGTCGTCGCCAAGATCCCCACCTCCCCCCCGCCGGAGAAGACCCGCCGCCGCGCCAAGAAGAAAAGGAACCTCCCCACCAGGATCCGCCTCAGCACCTCCTCCGCCGACAGCGGCTGGTTCAGCAGCGAAGgtgccgccaccgccgccgccgccgacgaGGAAACCGAAACCCTAGTCTCCTCCTCCCCGGGATCCTCCTCCTCGCTCCATCCGATCCGAGAAACGCAGCCCTTCCCCAATTCAAACCCTAGAAACCCTCCCCGGAGGAGCAGGAGATCGAGGCGAGCGCCGGTGATGGAGACGACGCCGGCGAGGCTGTCGGTGTTCAAGAAGCTGATACCGTGCACGGTGGAGGGGAAGGTGAAGGAGAGCTTCGCGATCGTGAAGAGATCGGAAAATCCGCTGGAGGATTTCAAGAAGTCGATGATGGATATGATCGTGGAGAAGCAGATGTTCGACAAGAAGGATCTCGAGCAGCTGCTGCAGTGCTTTCTCTCCCTCAATTCCACCAACTATCACGGCATTATCGTGGAGGCCTTCTCCCAGATTTGGACCGCCATGTTTGCGCCGCCGCTGGAGCATTCCCAGTGCCGGAGAGTGTCGCGAGTAGCCTCGttttagattattattattattattatgatttagTTTGGTTTTCGCTTTCTACGTATGTATTGTCTACGGCTAATGTAGATAGTGCTAATAATCAGAATGTTTAAGGTGTTTAATTTAGATTCTCTGTCGTCTATCTTTCTTgttttcatataaattcatttgTCATACAAATTGCATGCCTTTCTATTCACATATTCAATTACTCATGCCGCCCAAAGCTGAACATCAAATTTTCCATTTAAACACATTAGCGCAATGAATAATTGGAACTACCCAAATAAGAATACAAATTAACCTAATCAGACAAAACTGACACtgttctttaatttaattataatcaaATGGTGATCGCATAATTTAAACAACAAATCTATGTGGccaaattttgtacaaccaaaaattagtttaatttaaaaaaacaggtttatttatgcatttaattaaaatatatgaatgcatatatagtacatggaaaatgcataatattgtggtcatatatttaagatttgtgtataattttttttttacttttttggaaTCATAAATGTAATTAGTgcatactttaattcaaattttaaaaacaatagaaaggaaattcaaatataaaaataaaaatgagattaAAGGCTAATAAATCTTTTTAACTTGTCCACTtacttatatttattattttaatatataattaatatatcaaattattaatataattgtATAAAATTTGATTCTTCATcagtaaaataattaatttgcaAAATCGAGAAAATAGGTATGCAAGCATCTGATTTAGATCTAATCAATTAGAGGTGAAATGACTCTACGTACAGAGACGTGcctatatttttaatttgtatcgAAATCACAACTTTGATGGATTTGGGGAGATGTACTGAAAAGCCTTGATTTTGAATGCAGTAGTACTCCTACAACACTATGCATGTCACACCAGCTCATTATTAAATTTTACCATGATTTCGAATTCGAGAAAATAGGTATGCAATCatctgatttatatctttctttCATATCTATCATAGCTAAACTTTTCTTAATTAACATATCACAAATCTATCAATAAATTGTGGAGTAGTAATCCATTCATCCCAATACAAATAATCATTgatattcctttttttttactatGCCATTATAACTATAagtaatcaatttttattttagcaaaaaaataatactccatatttacaCTCTCCATTTAATTCAATAGATATGATTTTGTTAACTTTCATGTCCAAAAGAAATCCACCCCTAATAATAAGATAGAAAAATTagtaactttttcaatccacttttttttttacatttcttaaaactcgtgtcgaataTAAGTGTGATAATTAACGGcgaacggatgaagtatattactttaatattaataaaattaaattttccgaTAGTTAATTTATACATAATTTATTGTAAAAATAgatgtatttttatgaaagAATAACTAAAATTAATTGCTTGTCAAAAATATAATCATACCTGTACATTCCACAAATGAGCTACTAGTAcatctttaaatttattttagcaACATACTAGTATATCTCTATTTTTGTTATATGCTAATTACAGcctatttataatatttcacaatttttttttacttttttggcaGTAACATAACTGTAATTTCACACAACAGTGctgctactactactactacatttcTTATGATATTTGAATGCATGTTTGATGTTTCTCTGTCTCTATTTGGTTTGACTATAAGCACATAGAGGTGTGTATTAGATAGAGCATGATTTGACAGGGGAACCAGAgataattgatttaatttaaaaacacTTTTTCTCCACCTTTGATTGAAAATCACCCGCCACACATGTTACGGAAATCATTCGCTTCCCCAAATCATTATTACAATCATCCTTTTTTGTTGCCTATATGTTTCACTCATCATTTCAATTCTAAAcccatcactcttattttatggAGATCAATTTGTTTTGTCATAATTACTTGACCTTCTTGTCATTGTTGAGGCTTCACAAATGATACCTTCCCTTCCTCCttctattttgttttattatagcATTTGATTTTATCAAATTTGTGTGTAATCATATATAGGGTTTGGTTATTATCCAAAGAATATAATTTTATGGAGTGTGGCTGTTTCTCAAATTTGATTAGCTCTGCGGAATATGCAGAGTCCTTATGTATAATTAATAGACATAAATATATGCATCTCTTCTTTTTAGATTGGATTTTCACTTTGTTTGTTATCGTGATTGCATTTTGCGATGAAAAATCAGTTTGCTAGAAATGGAAAAGATTTAGCAGACTCCTTCAAATTTTCACGCTATCAGAGATTCTTCTTTACCTTTCTACCCTCTCTCCATCTCATCCCTATAtctatcttctctctctctcattgtATTCAATCTATTTTCTTACTTTTGCCAGCGTCTGGGCACtgtttcttttgtggaaatattGTAAAGTTTCATCAGATTTCTAATAAATGAAGTGTTGTGTTATTATGGGAGTTGATGTATATGTGTACCTACTGCTCCATGACCTAGAATAATTAATAATACAGCCAAATATTTGTGACTGCtcccttctttcttttttactttttcattaatttattcACTCATTCCTGTGTAACTACTCTAGCTATATATATAGATGGACAGCAACTATTGCACTTCCACTAATTACTATCTGCACAGCCCACTCAATTTACACTTACAAGCCTAAATTGCTCAAATTATAGATGGGATGGTGAACCCCAATTTAGTGGGTAAGGTGTTTTTTCTCTATTAGCATATAGAGACTAATTTTGGTAGTCATATCAAAATGAAATGGACTATGTCATTTATTATGGACTAGACTGATGTTTAGCCATCCACACACTTGAAAACTTGATTTGATCCTAATTGAAATTTAGTTGGGAATGAAGTAGTTCATTTgccccattaaaaataaaatgtttttcttttagagttgttccattaaaaatgaaacgtttcctaaaatagaaacaactcTATCTTCTACTTTTTTTATGTCTCTTACTTGATTCTTTACtcattaactcataaaacaacactaAATACAATCTCGTGctaaaaaataaatgtttcatttctaatgggacggacggagggagtactaaatatcACCCTTGAAGTCTCATTTCTAATTTTGATAAATGCATCTTGGTCcagtttgaaaattttcaaggtTTAAAATTGGTGATAGCTTATTATCAAGTTTGTTTTCAGATTTTCGCCAAACCCAGGAAGTTACAAAAACTAGAAATGAAATCGTACACATGTTTCATTTTGCAGACTAATATAGTAATATCGGAATTACATTTATATTTCTTCATGTAGAAATAGGTTAGGTTCGCTGAACTATCATTTTGGTGAAGTTAGGTTCATATACTATCATTTGATCGTCTTTGAAAAGACTTgattttaacaaaaataataatacaagaAACTTATCATTCTTCTTCTGAACCTTACTCTGATTAAAGAATTAAAGATAGATGAAATAGCTGTGATTTCGGTGAGAAGCAATTGAACAGACGATAAATTGTAATAACACAAGTATTTCAAAAGTCCTAAAATAATGTCTTTCTTGAAACCACAGTGGTTGATGAATAGTTGTGCAAGTAAACATATATCCATATCAAAGGATACAGTCCACAAAAAAACAAGTGTAAAGAAACAAAATGCAGAATTTAgcatacaaaaaagaaaaaaaactgagACAGGAAACAAAAAGAGTAGTACTTGGAAATACTAGATGAATAGTAGTTGATGTGGAGGGGACAAATATATAACTGCTAATTGGGGAGTTGATAAGCTTTATTGATTGCTGGGGAAAGGAATTTAGTTTATACGATAGCACTGTGTAAGAAGTTAGACAAGACGATGACACCATTGCTGttgagagatgaaaaagtagatcTTGAGGGAGCAGGAGTATCACGGTGACAGCATATGCATGCATGCTTCTAACTCACCAAACTTGAACAGGCAAAGCATTTATTTCTTATAATCAACCTACAACTATGCTTATACTATATCTCTTATTACTCCTCCTCTCATAggagtaattaattaagttattcTGGTCTGACAAATTCTAGAATATTTAGGAATTGCCATTTCTTTCTCAGTACTTAATACTACTAACAATTTTGGCTTGGGCATTTCCAGTGTAATCAGAGAGGACCACAGAATT from Salvia splendens isolate huo1 chromosome 9, SspV2, whole genome shotgun sequence includes:
- the LOC121747220 gene encoding transcription repressor OFP7-like, whose translation is MAKRFKLRICRAIATTLQSCRSKDPSNLPKDPVPSFSHPRPALISTANQFKWQKEDKWHVVAKIPTSPPPEKTRRRAKKKRNLPTRIRLSTSSADSGWFSSEGAATAAAADEETETLVSSSPGSSSSLHPIRETQPFPNSNPRNPPRRSRRSRRAPVMETTPARLSVFKKLIPCTVEGKVKESFAIVKRSENPLEDFKKSMMDMIVEKQMFDKKDLEQLLQCFLSLNSTNYHGIIVEAFSQIWTAMFAPPLEHSQCRRVSRVASF